A genomic stretch from Candidatus Brocadiia bacterium includes:
- a CDS encoding sensor histidine kinase — MAFKRLLLSLVPGKIWQQIGLVFAFILTIALILLGYLLINSSRQAVTNSVLRDYEALTRRTARHLSDYVEKPQAILVNTAEIMESVAMSDKDTQRVMLYRMITDYPAWFERVVIVDGAGMETVSSDLDKTANNYLASAVYRDIMAGSKTAVSKVYFSPEHFPYITLGVPLKRLNNLSGMLMAEVKLSGIWKIIDEIKLGGGQAFLVDDQGYTLVHNEEKRVYQGENLKNSKAVQSVLQGASGSLEESSDTPAVCESTAGYSRLQLHRQPNYKDTVKRWLSAYASVNPFGWGLIIRQPVNEAYAFSIAMQQNAIIIIVGAILCAALLSLVIANWIVRPIKKLIVVTGSVAAGDLDQFIESPRHDEVGQLLNSFNLMIQKLKKARRVEKLSNIGIATSKIAHELRHPLVALKTFIQLLPRRYQDEKFIEQFQQTVPQEMARLEKMLTTMTNFSGEHKLNLASYGLRPLVQSCLDLFSEKISQQNVVVNIYCEPDNVATMLDVDKIKQVVINLIQNALDAMPKGGNFNIDIKMCPSVQSGWSEMVKMSFADSGCGMNQTQLANVFEPFHTSKASGLGLGLAICKEIIEQHQGIIEVTSKENQGATFIIKLPLRS; from the coding sequence GTGGCATTCAAGCGATTATTACTGTCATTGGTACCCGGGAAAATCTGGCAGCAAATCGGATTAGTCTTTGCCTTCATTTTAACCATTGCCTTGATTCTATTGGGATATTTATTGATCAATTCCAGCCGGCAGGCAGTCACCAATTCGGTATTAAGGGATTACGAAGCGCTGACCCGACGGACGGCCCGGCACTTGAGTGACTACGTCGAGAAACCGCAAGCTATCCTGGTAAATACTGCGGAGATTATGGAATCCGTCGCTATGAGTGATAAGGATACCCAGCGGGTCATGCTTTACCGGATGATTACCGATTATCCGGCCTGGTTTGAGCGGGTGGTCATTGTCGATGGCGCTGGCATGGAAACCGTTTCTTCGGATCTGGATAAAACCGCCAATAACTATTTAGCCAGCGCCGTTTATCGGGATATCATGGCTGGGTCCAAAACGGCCGTGTCAAAGGTCTATTTCTCGCCTGAACATTTTCCCTACATTACTTTAGGCGTTCCGCTAAAGAGGCTGAATAATTTATCCGGCATGCTTATGGCCGAGGTCAAACTAAGTGGTATCTGGAAAATAATAGATGAGATAAAACTGGGCGGCGGCCAGGCTTTCCTGGTTGACGATCAGGGCTATACTCTGGTGCATAATGAGGAAAAACGCGTTTATCAAGGAGAAAACCTTAAGAATTCCAAGGCGGTCCAGTCGGTACTCCAAGGAGCAAGCGGCAGTCTTGAGGAAAGCTCGGATACTCCGGCAGTTTGTGAAAGTACTGCCGGGTATAGTCGGTTGCAACTTCACAGGCAGCCGAACTATAAAGATACCGTCAAACGATGGCTGAGCGCTTACGCTTCGGTCAATCCCTTTGGCTGGGGACTGATTATCCGCCAGCCGGTCAATGAGGCCTATGCCTTTTCAATAGCTATGCAGCAAAATGCGATTATTATAATTGTCGGCGCCATACTCTGCGCGGCCTTACTCAGCTTGGTGATTGCCAACTGGATTGTTCGTCCGATAAAGAAATTGATTGTCGTTACCGGCAGTGTTGCCGCCGGAGACCTTGACCAGTTCATAGAATCACCGCGCCACGACGAGGTTGGCCAGCTGCTCAACTCATTTAACCTGATGATCCAGAAACTCAAGAAGGCCCGGCGGGTGGAAAAGCTTTCCAATATCGGCATCGCCACGTCCAAGATTGCCCATGAGCTGCGTCATCCGCTGGTGGCCCTGAAGACGTTCATCCAACTATTGCCCAGGCGTTATCAGGACGAGAAGTTCATTGAACAGTTTCAGCAGACCGTGCCCCAGGAAATGGCCCGGCTGGAAAAAATGCTTACGACCATGACCAACTTTTCGGGAGAACACAAGCTCAACCTGGCCAGCTACGGCCTCCGGCCATTGGTCCAGAGCTGTCTTGATCTATTCAGCGAAAAAATATCCCAGCAGAATGTGGTCGTGAATATCTATTGTGAACCGGATAATGTTGCGACCATGCTTGATGTTGACAAAATCAAGCAGGTGGTCATTAACCTGATACAGAATGCGCTGGACGCCATGCCCAAAGGCGGCAATTTCAATATCGATATTAAAATGTGTCCGTCCGTCCAGTCGGGCTGGTCGGAGATGGTGAAAATGAGTTTCGCTGATAGCGGCTGCGGAATGAATCAAACCCAGCTGGCTAATGTCTTCGAGCCATTTCATACATCTAAGGCTTCCGGTCTGGGGCTGGGATTGGCCATCTGCAAGGAAATTATCGAACAGCATCAGGGCATCATTGAAGTCACCAGTAAGGAAAATCAGGGGGCTACTTTTATTATTAAGTTACCGCTAAGGAGTTAA